AATTAGGTGAGAGAGGAAAcaagatcaagagagagaaaacagagTATTCTTAGAAATATACTTCGATATCCTTTCATTCAGCTGGATTAGGTTTTTATACCAATCCTTAGGCGATTTAGTAGGCTGCCAATACAAAGGTACAACCTTGAACAGCCAGCTACAGTGCAATATAACTACCATGCCAAAAGTACCAAGAAACCTTTATACAAATATTAGGTTCCTGACAGAAGCCCACTAGAGATTATGAGATTTAACACTGAACCTAAACAAAACCCAAGTGAGGCCAAGGGCTTGGAAGAGTATTGCTAGAAATAATTGCTAAGCTTATCAAATTTGAATGAACCTTGGGTGAGTGAAGTTGACTTTAGTTAGGCtaaatggaaattaaatgaAGTGCATTTAAAGGAATTATCCTCAGGTCAGGGTGTTACAAAATGAGCATGTTGTAgatatgtaaatttattttttatttatagaatagcTATGTACAGCTAGGAGATTGTATATTTACTATTTAGATCGGTTGACTTTTTGATTCTTAGGAATCCCAGATTTTTAGAAATTGATAGAGAGGTGGAATCTCCTTAATTAGGTAGACCTTTGTGTATAAATATGGTCTCTGTACagcatattaaaaaataagaaagatttTATGTTTCTGCACAGAGCATATATAATTCAAAACTAAGCTGGTAATCAAAGGATGGTCCAGCCAAGTAAATTTATAAGCCATCTAGCAAAGATAGCCATAATTTGGATTTACATAAATTGAATGGGCTGGccaacataaaaataattcGATGAAGGAAAAATAACTAAAGGATAGCTACTCCAGTCCTCCATTTGCTTTCACATTATCCTGTACATCCTTACAATGTCACATGGCAATCATTTTGAACCGTAAGTGTCACAGGCTCACATTTGAAAAGCAAATGCTGTAAATGTGGCTGACCCAAGACATTATATGCCACCCATGTGGCATCCCATCTCCAACTGATGTAGGACTTGACATTCTCTCAGGCCAAACATGTGACACTCTTGTTAAGATAGCTCACACTTTCTTAGGTTGTGGAAGGTCCTACCCTAGCCTGAACATAGTCAGCTTGTCCACCTTCTTCATGAAACTCTTGCCTCGCTCTATCCATCAATAGAAAGAGCAATTTCGGTTAGAAAGGAAAGTCCCAAAAGGCAACTTcatctatttctttcttatttcttagGGAGGAAAATCCAACTAGAGGCCACTATGGAGACAGAAAGGGATGTAACAGAGGCAGTGTGAAGGAGATAAGAATCTGGTGTCTCCAATGGGGCCACAATGATGGTAGAAAAATGACACATTTAAGTTCCACTCTGATAGAATTGTGTCATAGGATCACATCCTAAAACAATTGCTATCATGTATGGCTGACCCAAGATCTTGTATTCCCAAGTGGCTCTCCATCTCCAATCAATGTGGAATGTGACAATAGGCATGCAACAGAATCTTCAGGCATTTTTCCACTTCACAGTGTCTTACATGGTACAAAGGCTTTGTCAACCACAGTTAACCACTGACGAtcaaagaaaggaaagatacatggaggaaaaggaaggaaacaaaTAGAAAGGGGGAAGGGAGAGAGGACTGGAGGGAAGAAAGGATAATTGGGCATGAGTACTAGTACTCTAATCAAGAATATATGCTTTATTCATAATCTGACATTCTGGTTGGGAGCAGATCCAATGCTCACCATTACTGAATCATGTTTAATATGTATGGTtactatataattttttgaagcATTTCTACTTGTAAGATGGACCACAACAGGGCTATCTATTATCACTGCTTCAGACAAAGCCTATGCTCCTGTATAAACAGAAGTGCTGGGCTTAGAGAATGCTCAGTTTGCTCTTAATCATTTGAACTTACAATAACCAGCCGATACCAATACCACAGCAAGGAAGGCGATGCTCTCTCATGAATCCCATATCAGCAGCAGCATAACCtaaagcaaaacaaaaacaatataaataatatagagGCAGAAAACACTATACATAAAACAACATACatccatacatatatacacacataaaacCAAATCAATTTCAACCTATGTCCTTGTATTTTTCAAAGTGAATGCATGGTACAAATGGTCATCATAAAATGTTTATAAGCCAACTGCCTTCCTTCAATTTACGAAGATATCTTTCACTAACACCAACCAATCctacaaaattttcaatctcaTCCTAACCCTACATCATGTTTTTTCTGTACCTCACAGTAAAACATGAAAGTGAAATCTTTCAAATTTTACATAATGCCGATAGACTATCAATAAGACACTATTATTCACAAATCATATCTTCTTTTACCATTTTGGTGGCATACACCTTCGTCCAGGAAATCAGTAAAATAGGATGTACATGAAGAGCAATCCTTCAAACAAGTAaaactagaaaagaaaatgatccCCTTCAAGGATTTCAATTATGAATCACATCATAGCTTAAGTAATTCATTCTATACGGGGGAGACCTCTAGGCTCACCTCACCTACTGCTTTGGCATTGGGAATTGCACTAGCCATATAAGTTCATTACTGGAGATGGCATAACCCATTTGCAGCAGAAACAGAGAAGAGCAAATTCCAAGCCTTGTCTTACTTATTAGGCATGTAGGCGACTTACTGACAGGGAAGAGGAGGATGGAATGGAAGTAGGTGGAAGAGGATTCTCTTTGTTTGGGAGAGACAATAGTAATGGAATAAACTGTAAAAGGGTTGAAACACTTTCCATCAATTTCCATGATTCCATCAAAAGCACTATTTTTTCTCTCCCTGAATGGGGAAGAAATGATCAGAAGGAAATGAAggaaaacctttttttttttttgtcttccaaATGAGGACAAAAAAAATTTACGTTTGATTCCACTCTTTACCCTTCCATTCGATCCTAGCACTCTCCCAGACAAATGCCAAGGTCCAAGTAAAAAATAGTAGACCAAGCACCAAATCTCCTCCCCCTGCTTTGAGACACACTAATTTCCCTTCCCCAGTAGAACTCCTGTTGCCAGCTTAAAtacatacacatgcatataGCTCATTTCAGTTTTATGGTCACATATAGATATTGATGCTGGCAGATAAATCTTCTTGAGGTACACCGTACACCTGCATATGCCTCATTTCAATTCCACGGTCTTCTTAACGTGGATATAAACAAAATCCACCTTCAGGTAGTAATGTCCCAAAACCGAAATCAAACAAGTTGAGCATCAAGCTTGATCGAAATCCTCCATCAGAGTGAAGAATCATCAACAAAATGTATCCAAGCGTccctttttttatataaattaagcgAAATAATTGATATGGAGCCTCCGAAAATACCAACAGTTAAATAAAAACGATCCGAAACCTCCATAATTGATCGATCCCACGAATACAACACCGAGAATCATCATCAAAGCAAAATCTAATTAATCCGTGCATCCgaacatattaatatataagcGAGGGAACACACCTAAatatacgagagagagagagagagagagagagagagacgataAGTACCTGGAACAGTTTGGTATCCGAAATAATAATAAGGAGGATTTGCAGAGGCGCCGGGCGAAGGGGCGGGCGGAGGGAAACCGACGACCAACtgaggaggcggcggcggcggcacgTGTTGGTAGTTCGCAACACCCTGAAACGTGCCATAGTAGTACTGCGAGGGCGGCAGCTCACCGCCGACTGCGACGGCAACGCCTCGGCTCTTCCCGCTTTCTTCGCTCATCTTTCTCCCTTCCCTGGCCAATGATCGCTATCGTCGGACTCGATGCCTCTCTGCAACTGGCGGTGAGTTTTCCTTAACCGGGTTAAGCTTCAAAACCGAGAAAAGGCAACCGTGTCCGCTTCCATATTTAGCATAAATTTTCCTCggaaaatgaaattgaaaaacttttcaaaccaatatatatatatatatatatatttaaacttaatcagtatttttgggaattttaaatttattgtttatttacattttatttttgttaaaaatatttaccCTCTTATTGGAAGAGAAGtgagatataaaataaaataatatgcaATAAAACCAaacataaagataaaaaaaatgtagtAGCAAATTGTTACTTATTCAAATTCTTAATAGATGATAATTGaagattttttataaatttaaaaaaatttatctttaaccATTCAAGATGTTAATAtaagatatattattattaaattatgatatcatatttacattaatattttcACTTTACCGTAACATCTTAGCACAAAAAcgtttctaaaaaattatttcaatatttt
The sequence above is a segment of the Diospyros lotus cultivar Yz01 chromosome 7, ASM1463336v1, whole genome shotgun sequence genome. Coding sequences within it:
- the LOC127806937 gene encoding 60S ribosomal protein L18a-like protein codes for the protein MSEESGKSRGVAVAVGGELPPSQYYYGTFQGVANYQHVPPPPPPQLVVGFPPPAPSPGASANPPYYYFGYQTVPGYAAADMGFMREHRLPCCGIGIGWLLFLIGFFLGGIPWYVGAFILLCVRVDYREKPGLIACTIAALLAMIAFSLGVTKATRVW